A region of the Pelomicrobium methylotrophicum genome:
ACCGTGGCGGGAGCATCCAGGCGCAGCCCCTGCACCACCCGCTCCATACGCATGAAGCGCGATCCTTTCACGAGCACCGTAACATCGGGCGCGAGCCTGTTCTCCACTTCGGCGAGCAGCTCCTCGATGCGCTCGAAGTGTCGAGCGCCGGGTCCGTAGGCCCGCACCGCGTGGCGGCTGTGCTCTCCGAGGGCGTAGAGGCCGTCGATCCGGGCGTCGCGAGCGGCGCGGCCGATCTCTTCGTGCAAGGGCACGGTGCTCGCCCCCAGCTCCCCCATGTCGCCGAGCACAAAAAGCCGCGTGCCCGGAACCGCCGCCAGCACCGCCAGGGCTGCCTTCACCGAGTCAGGATTAGCGTTGTAGGTATCGTCGATGAGCGTCGCGCCGTGGATCGCAGCCACGCGCGTAAGCCGTCCCGGGATGCCGCGGAACTTCGCAAGGCCGCGCCCGATGGCCTCCGGCGGCACGTTCAGCGCCACGGCAACGGCAGCAGCAGCGAGGGCGTTGCGCACGTTGTGCAGGCCCGGCACCGCCAGCCGGGTGCGGGCGGTGCCATCGGGAAGTCGAAGCAACAGCTCGGTCCCCTCCGGGCGCAGTTGCGCTTCGGCGCCCACGGCGGCCGGGCGCTCCAACCCGAAATCGATCACCCGACGGGACCCCGCGAGCTTCCGCCACAGGCCGGCGTAGGCATCGTCAGCGTTGATCACCGCGATCCCACCGTCCCGCAGCCCCTCGAAGATTTCCCCCTTCGCCCGGGCCACCGCCTCCACCGAACCCAGTCCTTCCAGGTGCGCCCGGCCGGCGTTGTTGATGAGCGCCACCACCGGCTCGGCAAGCCGTGTGAGATAGGCGATCTCGCCTGCATGGTTCATGCCCATCTCCACCACCGCGTACCGGTGCGTTTCCCGTAACCGCAGCAGGGTGAGGGGCACGCCGATGTCATTATTGAGATTGCCTCGGGTCGCGAGCACCGCGTCCTCGGCCGCGGCCGCTTCGGCGAGCACGGCGGCCAGCATCTCCTTGACCGTGGTCTTGCCGCTGCTGCCCGTGAGTGCCACCACCGGCAAGGAGAACCTCGCACGCCAGGCGCGGGCGAGCCGTCCCAGCGCAAGACGCGTGTCCGTCGCCACCAGCAGCGGCAGGGGTCCGAGCCCGGTGATGCCATCCGCCCATGCTGCCTCGACCAAGGCCGCGGCGGCGCCCCGCTCAGCAGCGGCGGCAACAAAAGCATGGCCGTCGAAGCGTGGCCCACGCAGGGCCACGAACAGCTCGCCGGGGCCCACGCTGCGGCTGTCCGTGGCCACACCCGAGAACACCACGTTGGCGCCTCGCCGCTCGCAGGTGGCGGCCCGGGCCGCCTGCTCGAGATCCATCATTGCGATGGCCCTCCCCAGGAAGCCAACGCGCGGGCCGCCACTTCCTCGTCACTGAAGGGCAGCTTTACGCCGTCGATCTCCTGATACTGTTCATGACCCTTGCCGGCAATCAGCACCACATCACTGGCCCGGGCCCGCTGGATCGCTTCGAAGATGGCGGTGGCCCGGTCCTCGATGACCCGATGGTTCGACCCGGCCCCGCGCACGATATCGGCGATGATGGCCTGGGGCGATTCGCGCCGCGGGTTGTCGCTGGTCACGATGACTTCATCTGCATAACGGGTGGCCACCTCACCCATGAGAGGTCGCTTGCCGCGGTCCCGCTCGCCACCGCAACCGAAGACGCAGATGAGCTTTGCCCTGCTGTCCCCGTCCTTTCCCGTCACATCCCGCAGGCAGAGCAGCGCCTTTGCCAGGGCATCAGGCGTGTGGGCGTAGTCGATGACGACCAGGGGCCGGTCGCCGCCGCCCAACTGCTGCAGCCGCCCGGCCACTGGCCGCACTTGGCGCAGCACAGAAAGGGCTTGGGAAAGCCCGATCCCGCTGGCGACGAGTGTCGCAGCCACCGCCAACAGATTCTCCGCGTTGAAGCGGCCGAGCATCGGACTCTCCAGTACGCCGCTACCCGACGGTGCTCGGACCTGCATGCGGATGCCCCGCTCAGAGAGCTCGAGGACGGAGCCTTGCACCAGGGGCACAGCGAGGCGCTCGGCGCGCCACGCGGCGTCGTCGGTCAAGCCGTAGCCCAGCACCGGCACTTTCCCGCCTTGCAGCTCCTCGGCAATGTGGCCGCCGAAGGGATCGTCCAGGTTGAGCACGGCGTGTTGGAGATGCGGCCAGTGGAACAGGCGGAGCTTGGCACGGGCGTAAGATTCCATGGTGCCGTGGTAGTCCAAGTGATCTCGCGACAAATTGGTAAACACGGCAACGGCGAACTGCACGCCGTTCACCCGCTCCTGGACGAGCGCGTGGGAGGAGACTTCCATGGCCACGGCTTTGGCGCCCGCATCGCGGAACTCGGCGAGGAGCCGCTGCACGGTCACGGGGTCCGGTGTCGTGGTGGTCGCCTCTTTTTTTAGCGCCTCGGGAAAGCCGCCGCCCAGAGTGCCGATCACGGCCGCTTTGCGCCCGGCCGCCGTCAGGGACTGGGCGATCCAATGGGTGCAGGAAGTCTTGCCGTTGGTCCCGGTCACCCCGATCACCCACAGCTCGCGCGACGGATACCCGTGCACGTGACTCGCAAGCCAGCCCGCCAAACCGCGCAGGCCGTGCACGCCCCGGTTAGGAACCTTCCAGGCCGGGTCCCACGAGAAACCGGCCCGCTCCCATAGAACCGCGGCCGCGCCCCGGGCAACCGCTTCCCCGATGTAGCGGCGACCGTCCTGGCGTTCGCCGGGGTAGGCGAGAAACGTATCGCCAGGCTGGAGCGCGCGACTGTCAATGCACACGCGCTTCACTTCGACCCCGAGACCGTCCAAGGCCTCGCGCGCAGCAGGCGGCAGCGCGACGGGATCTGCACGGGGAGCATGGCGAGCAGGCATCATACCTCCTCCCGCACGGCATCGCGCGGATCGGCCTCGAGGGGACCAGCATCCATGGGTGCGTCAGGCGGAACGTCGAGCATCCTGAGGGCCCCTTCCATCACTCGAGCGAACACCGGGGCGGCGACCGTCCCGCCGTAGTATTCTCCCGCACGGGGCTCGTCGATCATCACCGCCGCCACCAGGCGCGGTCGGCTCGCCGGCGCCATTCCGACAAAAGAGGAAACGTAGAGGTCCGGTGCATAGCGGCCGCCCACCAGCTTGTGGGCCGTGCCCGTTTTTCCGGCCACCCGGTAGCCCAGCACGCGGGCGGCCGGCGCCGTGCCCCCGGGTTGCACCGCCAGCTCCAGCATGTCGCGCACGGCCCGCGCCACCTTCGGACTGAGCACCGGCTCGCCGGAGGGGGGCGTCTCCACCTTGAGGAGCGAGATGG
Encoded here:
- a CDS encoding UDP-N-acetylmuramoyl-L-alanyl-D-glutamate--2,6-diaminopimelate ligase, with protein sequence MPARHAPRADPVALPPAAREALDGLGVEVKRVCIDSRALQPGDTFLAYPGERQDGRRYIGEAVARGAAAVLWERAGFSWDPAWKVPNRGVHGLRGLAGWLASHVHGYPSRELWVIGVTGTNGKTSCTHWIAQSLTAAGRKAAVIGTLGGGFPEALKKEATTTTPDPVTVQRLLAEFRDAGAKAVAMEVSSHALVQERVNGVQFAVAVFTNLSRDHLDYHGTMESYARAKLRLFHWPHLQHAVLNLDDPFGGHIAEELQGGKVPVLGYGLTDDAAWRAERLAVPLVQGSVLELSERGIRMQVRAPSGSGVLESPMLGRFNAENLLAVAATLVASGIGLSQALSVLRQVRPVAGRLQQLGGGDRPLVVIDYAHTPDALAKALLCLRDVTGKDGDSRAKLICVFGCGGERDRGKRPLMGEVATRYADEVIVTSDNPRRESPQAIIADIVRGAGSNHRVIEDRATAIFEAIQRARASDVVLIAGKGHEQYQEIDGVKLPFSDEEVAARALASWGGPSQ
- a CDS encoding UDP-N-acetylmuramoyl-tripeptide--D-alanyl-D-alanine ligase, with the translated sequence MMDLEQAARAATCERRGANVVFSGVATDSRSVGPGELFVALRGPRFDGHAFVAAAAERGAAAALVEAAWADGITGLGPLPLLVATDTRLALGRLARAWRARFSLPVVALTGSSGKTTVKEMLAAVLAEAAAAEDAVLATRGNLNNDIGVPLTLLRLRETHRYAVVEMGMNHAGEIAYLTRLAEPVVALINNAGRAHLEGLGSVEAVARAKGEIFEGLRDGGIAVINADDAYAGLWRKLAGSRRVIDFGLERPAAVGAEAQLRPEGTELLLRLPDGTARTRLAVPGLHNVRNALAAAAVAVALNVPPEAIGRGLAKFRGIPGRLTRVAAIHGATLIDDTYNANPDSVKAALAVLAAVPGTRLFVLGDMGELGASTVPLHEEIGRAARDARIDGLYALGEHSRHAVRAYGPGARHFERIEELLAEVENRLAPDVTVLVKGSRFMRMERVVQGLRLDAPATVAGR